The following proteins are co-located in the Dehalococcoides mccartyi 195 genome:
- a CDS encoding potassium channel family protein encodes MYVVVIGGGRLGYYLLKALLNDGHEVLLIEKNSALCDGINKEMGSVCLHGDGCETAVLTEAGTSRADLLIAVTGDDEDNLVACQVAKYKFNVPRTIARVRNPKNESVFKKLGVDSTVNSTNIILEHIEHEVPSHAMTHLLTLHGKDLEIIDIRIPDNALTVGKQIHELVLPSQTIISLIIRKDSKPVLPRPETTVQAGDQFMIVADASKETEIRDILTAAA; translated from the coding sequence ATGTATGTTGTAGTAATCGGCGGCGGACGTCTGGGTTATTATCTCTTAAAAGCCCTTCTGAATGACGGGCATGAGGTACTTCTGATTGAAAAAAATTCCGCCCTGTGTGACGGCATAAATAAAGAAATGGGGAGTGTCTGTTTGCACGGTGACGGCTGCGAAACCGCCGTTCTGACTGAAGCCGGCACTTCCAGAGCTGACTTGCTTATTGCCGTAACCGGAGATGACGAAGACAATCTGGTAGCCTGTCAGGTTGCCAAGTACAAATTTAACGTACCCCGCACTATAGCCCGGGTCAGAAACCCCAAGAATGAATCTGTATTTAAAAAACTGGGGGTGGATTCCACCGTAAACTCCACCAATATTATACTGGAACATATTGAACACGAAGTACCCAGTCACGCCATGACCCACCTCTTAACCCTGCACGGCAAAGACCTGGAGATTATAGATATACGCATACCTGATAATGCCCTGACAGTGGGCAAACAGATACATGAACTGGTGCTGCCTTCCCAGACCATTATCTCCCTGATAATCCGCAAAGACAGCAAACCCGTCCTGCCCCGCCCCGAAACCACCGTCCAGGCAGGTGACCAGTTTATGATAGTGGCTGACGCTTCCAAAGAAACCGAGATACGGGATATCCTGACCGCCGCCGCTTAA
- a CDS encoding potassium channel family protein, whose translation MKVVIMGCGRVGAQLATMLDKEGNEVISLDVDAYSFRRLPADFKGTALLCNGMDEDSLKKAGIETADAFVAVTQGDNRNIMAAQIAKKIFNVPKVVCRIYDPLRRDLYTLLGLDAISPTTIFAQMLKDKIEGKE comes from the coding sequence ATGAAAGTAGTCATTATGGGTTGCGGGCGGGTTGGCGCCCAGCTGGCCACCATGCTGGATAAAGAAGGCAATGAAGTTATTTCTCTGGATGTAGATGCATATAGTTTCCGCCGCCTGCCGGCAGACTTCAAAGGCACCGCCCTTTTATGCAACGGAATGGATGAAGATTCACTAAAAAAGGCCGGGATTGAAACCGCAGATGCCTTTGTAGCCGTTACCCAGGGTGACAACCGCAATATTATGGCCGCCCAGATAGCCAAAAAGATTTTCAACGTACCCAAAGTGGTCTGCCGCATATATGACCCCCTCCGCCGTGACCTTTATACCCTGCTTGGGCTGGATGCCATAAGTCCCACTACTATCTTCGCCCAAATGCTCAAAGACAAGATAGAAGGCAAGGAATAA
- a CDS encoding universal stress protein, translating to MEFERILVPVDGTETDEEAISLACTISKVSGKTRVFAVHIIPVERALPLDAELSSAITKAEGILAKAEEIAEKQGVKLETDLLQAREVANAIIDEAIEKEIDLILIGLSYKTRFGEFCMGGVLPYILQNAPCRVIVYHQRKV from the coding sequence ATGGAATTTGAACGTATACTGGTACCCGTAGACGGTACGGAAACAGATGAAGAGGCTATAAGTCTAGCCTGCACTATATCTAAAGTTTCCGGCAAAACCAGGGTATTTGCTGTTCATATCATTCCGGTTGAACGGGCTTTGCCTCTTGATGCCGAACTTTCATCTGCCATAACCAAAGCTGAGGGTATTCTGGCCAAAGCCGAAGAAATAGCTGAAAAGCAGGGCGTAAAGCTGGAAACAGACCTCCTTCAGGCACGCGAAGTAGCCAACGCTATTATTGATGAGGCTATAGAGAAAGAAATAGACCTTATACTGATAGGTCTTAGCTATAAAACCCGCTTCGGGGAGTTTTGCATGGGCGGCGTTCTGCCCTACATACTTCAGAATGCTCCCTGCCGGGTAATAGTTTATCATCAGCGCAAGGTGTAA
- a CDS encoding TrkH family potassium uptake protein produces the protein MKINNVLHYLGLVIAILGGFMFIPFVFSLINAEPDQLAFGVSIVITLSAGFLLWRFTPITERRISLRESLAIVAGSWIMAALFGSLPFIISGVLPSVIDCIFEAMSGLTTTGASVFSSVENLPHGILVWRSLTQWIGGLGIIMLFVTILPMLGIGASQLMEAETPGQQERLTSRIRDTARTLWLLYLGFTVAGFIALMLAGLPGFDAFNIILTTTPTGGFAPVSSIGVYNNLAVELILIFFMVASGVNFGLYYYLLWKGRPAKFFGNAEFKLYIGILIGCILLINWDLVANAGMGIFEGLRQASFQTASVMTTTGFATADFAQWPHFSQAILLVLMVVGASAGSTGGGLKVIRLLVLFKYTYRRIQLTFNPNAVIPIKIGGYVISDKLISRSVGLTILYFATLWAGFLVMSAIGLDFVTALSSITSCLGNVGPALGTVGPMASYADIPGIGKLVLLTAMLVGRIELFTLLVLFIPAFWRWR, from the coding sequence ATGAAAATAAATAACGTTCTCCATTACCTGGGGCTGGTTATTGCCATCTTGGGCGGCTTCATGTTTATCCCCTTTGTTTTCAGCCTGATAAACGCAGAGCCGGACCAATTAGCTTTCGGCGTTTCCATTGTCATCACCTTAAGTGCCGGCTTTCTGCTGTGGCGTTTCACCCCCATTACCGAAAGGCGTATCAGCCTGCGCGAATCCCTGGCTATTGTGGCCGGCAGCTGGATTATGGCCGCCCTTTTCGGTTCGCTTCCCTTTATCATTTCAGGGGTGCTTCCCAGTGTCATAGACTGTATCTTTGAGGCTATGAGCGGCCTGACTACCACCGGTGCCAGTGTATTCAGCAGCGTAGAAAATTTGCCTCACGGCATACTTGTCTGGCGTTCCCTTACCCAGTGGATAGGCGGCTTGGGCATTATCATGCTGTTTGTGACCATTCTGCCCATGCTGGGCATAGGCGCTTCCCAGCTTATGGAAGCCGAAACCCCCGGTCAGCAGGAACGGCTGACCTCGCGTATCCGGGATACCGCAAGAACATTGTGGCTGCTTTATCTGGGCTTTACAGTAGCCGGTTTTATAGCCCTTATGCTGGCCGGTCTGCCCGGGTTTGATGCCTTTAATATTATCCTGACCACTACCCCCACCGGAGGCTTTGCCCCGGTAAGCAGTATCGGGGTGTATAACAATCTGGCGGTTGAGCTTATTCTTATTTTCTTCATGGTAGCCAGCGGGGTAAACTTCGGGCTGTATTATTACCTGCTCTGGAAAGGCCGCCCGGCCAAATTTTTCGGCAATGCGGAGTTCAAGTTATACATAGGTATCCTGATAGGCTGTATTCTGCTGATAAACTGGGACTTGGTAGCCAATGCCGGAATGGGTATCTTTGAAGGTCTGCGCCAGGCCAGCTTCCAGACAGCTTCGGTTATGACTACCACCGGTTTTGCCACCGCTGATTTCGCCCAGTGGCCTCACTTTTCACAGGCTATTTTACTGGTGCTTATGGTAGTAGGCGCATCTGCCGGTTCTACCGGGGGCGGCCTAAAGGTAATCCGCCTGCTGGTTTTATTTAAATATACTTACCGCCGTATTCAGCTTACTTTCAACCCCAACGCGGTTATACCCATCAAAATAGGCGGCTATGTTATTTCAGACAAGCTTATCTCCCGTTCGGTAGGCCTGACTATACTCTACTTTGCCACCCTGTGGGCAGGCTTTTTAGTAATGAGTGCCATAGGGCTGGACTTCGTTACCGCCCTATCCAGCATCACCTCCTGTTTGGGAAACGTAGGCCCGGCGCTGGGTACTGTCGGTCCCATGGCCAGTTATGCGGACATACCCGGTATCGGCAAACTGGTACTCCTTACAGCCATGCTGGTGGGCAGAATAGAGCTATTCACCCTGCTGGTTTTGTTCATACCGGCCTTCTGGCGCTGGCGTTAA
- the trkA gene encoding Trk system potassium transporter TrkA: MFIVIAGGGTVGFNIASMLVVEDHEVVVIEQSETAVEYLNRQLDIKTIFGNAAIPRILRDAEVQRADLVLAVTDRDETNMVICFIAKEMGASTTAARIRNSEYTGYFIPPAKSTLSARRIIRPKSLGIDVFINPEVEMAREILGILSSFYSTPVEQLANGLVQIRNFTIEGSPMSGKTLSELNFTKPCVVASIARKEELLIPQPELVLEEEDVLYLVAERDNMDHLGRMFSAIQRPAHSVFILGGSQIGLLVAEGLADHDVGVKLIEPDEEKSQKAAIRLEKAVVLRGDPTDRDFLTEQGVPSADAFVATTENDEFNILSCLVAKNLGVDRSLSVINKPSYIPLAEAVDIDVAGSPAIITARKIAHFVLSGGAIAAALLESGQLEAVEFVVSPQASIINQKVNQLDLPKEAVIGAVVQNNQVIIPPDEAVIHGGDHVIVVSQLNVLHDVEKLFK, translated from the coding sequence ATGTTTATTGTGATTGCCGGCGGCGGCACGGTAGGTTTTAATATAGCCTCCATGCTGGTCGTAGAAGACCACGAAGTGGTAGTTATTGAACAGTCTGAAACAGCTGTTGAATACCTTAACCGGCAGCTGGACATTAAAACTATCTTCGGCAATGCCGCCATTCCACGGATACTGCGTGATGCCGAAGTTCAACGGGCAGACCTGGTTTTAGCGGTAACAGACCGGGACGAAACCAACATGGTAATCTGCTTCATAGCCAAAGAAATGGGGGCTTCCACTACCGCCGCCCGTATCCGCAACTCCGAATACACCGGCTATTTTATACCTCCGGCCAAATCCACCCTGTCTGCCAGACGGATTATCCGCCCCAAGTCACTGGGTATAGACGTCTTTATAAACCCCGAAGTTGAAATGGCCCGCGAAATACTGGGTATTTTGTCCAGTTTTTACTCTACCCCGGTGGAACAGCTGGCTAACGGTCTGGTTCAGATACGCAACTTTACTATTGAAGGCTCACCCATGTCCGGCAAGACCCTGAGCGAGCTTAATTTTACCAAGCCCTGCGTGGTAGCTTCCATCGCCCGGAAAGAAGAACTGCTGATACCCCAGCCTGAGCTGGTTTTGGAAGAAGAAGATGTCCTTTACCTGGTGGCCGAACGTGACAATATGGACCACCTGGGGCGGATGTTCAGCGCCATTCAGCGCCCGGCCCACAGCGTCTTCATACTGGGCGGCAGCCAGATAGGTTTACTGGTAGCCGAAGGGCTGGCAGACCATGACGTTGGTGTAAAACTGATAGAACCTGACGAGGAAAAAAGCCAGAAAGCCGCTATCCGGCTGGAAAAAGCGGTGGTCCTGAGGGGAGACCCCACTGACCGGGATTTCTTGACCGAACAGGGCGTGCCTTCGGCTGATGCTTTTGTAGCCACTACCGAAAATGACGAGTTCAATATTTTAAGCTGCCTGGTAGCCAAAAATCTGGGGGTAGACCGCAGCCTTAGTGTTATCAACAAGCCTTCTTATATACCCCTGGCTGAAGCGGTGGATATAGATGTGGCCGGTTCTCCGGCCATTATTACCGCCCGCAAGATAGCTCACTTTGTGCTTTCCGGCGGAGCTATTGCGGCCGCACTGCTGGAAAGCGGCCAGCTGGAGGCAGTGGAATTTGTAGTAAGCCCGCAGGCCAGCATTATAAACCAGAAGGTAAACCAGCTGGATCTTCCCAAAGAAGCCGTTATCGGGGCGGTTGTCCAGAATAACCAGGTTATTATTCCCCCTGATGAAGCCGTTATCCATGGCGGAGACCATGTTATTGTAGTCTCCCAGCTAAACGTTCTGCATGACGTGGAGAAGCTGTTTAAATAA
- a CDS encoding cation diffusion facilitator family transporter: MPVSKKLKLGILFSGIILLAEFIGALVSNSLALLSDAGHVLTDVLALSLSYFALMQAKRPSNFKMTFGYHRIGVLVAILNSISLIGIAVFIFYESFQRFQNPPEINAGLVLPVALLGLATNLTVALILHREQKENLNIKSAFWHAAGDALASVGVIISAVVIIISGNYLADIVVSIIIGLIISLGGVNIFRQGLRVILEASPKDINLNQLADSVKTIPGVKDFHHIHIWSISPEIHALSAHVLIDDCPVSQADDIRQHIETILKESFALSHVTLQMECQVCRTNDILCQLEIEQKPHLHKHH; this comes from the coding sequence ATGCCGGTCAGCAAAAAACTGAAGCTGGGAATCCTGTTTTCCGGCATTATCCTCCTGGCCGAATTTATCGGCGCTCTGGTATCTAACAGTCTGGCCCTGCTAAGCGATGCCGGGCATGTCCTGACAGATGTTTTAGCCCTTTCCCTAAGCTATTTTGCCTTAATGCAGGCCAAACGCCCTTCCAACTTTAAAATGACCTTCGGATACCACCGGATAGGTGTTCTGGTGGCTATTTTAAACTCCATAAGCCTTATCGGCATTGCCGTTTTTATTTTTTACGAATCTTTCCAGCGTTTTCAGAACCCTCCGGAAATAAATGCCGGGCTGGTTTTGCCGGTTGCCCTGCTGGGTCTGGCAACTAATCTCACGGTTGCTTTGATACTGCACCGTGAGCAAAAAGAAAACCTGAATATCAAAAGCGCATTCTGGCACGCCGCCGGTGACGCTCTGGCTTCGGTGGGGGTTATCATAAGTGCGGTGGTAATAATAATCAGCGGCAATTATCTGGCGGACATAGTTGTCAGTATAATTATCGGCCTGATTATCAGCCTGGGAGGTGTAAATATTTTCCGCCAGGGTCTGAGGGTGATACTGGAAGCCAGCCCCAAAGATATAAACCTAAACCAGCTGGCTGATTCAGTAAAAACCATACCTGGGGTAAAAGACTTTCATCATATCCACATCTGGAGTATCAGCCCCGAAATCCACGCCCTTTCCGCCCATGTGCTGATAGACGACTGCCCCGTAAGCCAGGCAGATGATATCCGCCAGCATATAGAAACCATTTTGAAAGAAAGCTTTGCCCTAAGCCATGTCACCCTCCAGATGGAGTGCCAGGTTTGCCGGACAAACGATATCCTCTGCCAGCTGGAAATAGAACAGAAACCTCACTTACATAAACACCATTAA
- a CDS encoding DUF47 domain-containing protein has translation MPKISIIPREEKFFDLIELSAKNMVSTAQELDELVNNWADVDNKVARIADLEHEGDSIAHQIINLLHRTFVTPFDREDIALLAHTMDDVTDFIHSAADFMFIYKTGRPGERAKELAGIIVLAAKEVALAVPHLRHKSEMKQVIVHCVEINRLENMADVAFRAALGELFTDSKDMANIIKWREIYEHMETATDRCEDVANVLEGVALKNA, from the coding sequence TTGCCTAAAATCAGTATCATCCCCAGGGAGGAAAAATTCTTTGACCTGATTGAGCTGAGTGCAAAGAACATGGTAAGCACCGCTCAGGAACTGGATGAATTAGTTAATAACTGGGCAGATGTAGACAATAAAGTTGCCCGGATAGCCGATTTGGAACACGAGGGTGACAGTATTGCCCACCAGATTATAAACCTTCTCCACCGTACCTTTGTTACCCCCTTTGACCGCGAAGATATCGCTTTGCTTGCCCACACTATGGATGACGTGACCGACTTTATTCATTCGGCGGCGGATTTTATGTTTATTTACAAGACCGGGCGTCCCGGTGAACGTGCCAAGGAACTGGCCGGTATTATTGTGCTGGCGGCCAAGGAAGTTGCACTGGCTGTGCCCCATCTGCGGCACAAGTCCGAGATGAAACAGGTTATTGTCCACTGCGTAGAAATAAACCGCCTGGAAAATATGGCGGATGTGGCTTTCAGGGCCGCTTTGGGAGAGCTTTTTACTGATTCAAAGGACATGGCAAACATTATCAAGTGGCGTGAAATATATGAACATATGGAAACGGCCACAGACCGGTGCGAAGACGTGGCCAATGTTCTTGAGGGGGTTGCCCTGAAGAATGCCTGA
- a CDS encoding inorganic phosphate transporter — protein sequence MPDASFIPYLIIILLAIGFAFVNGTNDTANAIATVVGTRVLSPRKAIIMAAAANLVGVFTGTAVARTIGKGILGAESLTYETVIAGLIAAVIWSMVATRKGLPVSLTHCLVAGLAMAGVAMAGVGAVDWGVLLKIVAAVGIAPIMGMAGGYLLMVALLWIFRRSVPSKTHGLFSHLQIFSAAFMAFSHGRSDGQMPMGIIALGTVLYTGNAGLWDAIPIWIIILSALSISAGTAIGGWRVIQTVGVRMTNLRPINGFAAETAAATVIQIAASIGIPVSSTHAISSAIMGVGATRRLSAVRWGVAGNIVSAWLLTFPICGALGFLVAGLFKLIF from the coding sequence ATGCCTGATGCCTCGTTTATCCCTTATCTGATTATTATTCTTTTAGCTATAGGTTTTGCCTTTGTAAACGGTACCAATGACACGGCCAATGCCATTGCCACGGTGGTGGGTACGCGGGTTTTGTCTCCCCGCAAGGCTATAATCATGGCGGCAGCGGCTAACCTGGTGGGTGTTTTTACCGGCACGGCTGTTGCCCGGACTATCGGCAAAGGCATACTGGGGGCTGAATCACTTACCTATGAAACAGTTATTGCCGGGCTGATAGCCGCGGTTATTTGGTCTATGGTGGCTACCCGTAAGGGTCTGCCGGTCAGCCTGACACACTGTCTGGTGGCGGGCTTAGCTATGGCCGGAGTAGCTATGGCCGGGGTTGGGGCAGTAGACTGGGGAGTTCTTTTAAAGATTGTGGCGGCGGTAGGTATTGCCCCCATTATGGGCATGGCGGGCGGTTATCTGCTTATGGTTGCCCTGCTCTGGATATTTCGGCGGAGTGTTCCTTCCAAGACTCACGGCCTTTTTTCCCACCTGCAGATATTTTCAGCCGCTTTTATGGCTTTCAGCCACGGGCGGAGTGACGGGCAGATGCCTATGGGTATTATTGCTCTGGGCACAGTCCTTTATACCGGCAATGCCGGTCTCTGGGATGCTATACCCATCTGGATTATTATACTTTCGGCTTTGTCCATCAGCGCCGGGACGGCTATTGGCGGCTGGAGGGTTATTCAGACAGTGGGTGTGCGAATGACCAATTTGCGGCCTATAAACGGTTTTGCGGCTGAAACAGCGGCTGCCACGGTTATCCAGATAGCCGCTTCCATCGGTATACCTGTTTCCAGCACCCATGCCATTTCTTCGGCCATTATGGGGGTGGGGGCTACCCGCAGGCTCTCGGCGGTGCGCTGGGGCGTGGCAGGCAATATTGTGAGTGCCTGGCTGCTTACCTTTCCCATTTGCGGTGCTTTAGGTTTTCTGGTAGCCGGTTTGTTTAAGCTTATATTCTAA
- a CDS encoding guanylate kinase — translation MTNWNFNKANKPLLLVVSGPSGVGKDAVLARMKERKLPLAYIVTTTTRTKREKETEGVDYNFIRPAEFQQLIGQNELLEWANVYGNFYGVPKAPIRQALAHGFDVIVKVDVQGAASIKKIVPNAVFIFLMPPDMDELTRRLEHRLTESPESLKRRLATAPLEIEKLPDFDYVVVNPEGEIDNAVSEIMSIISAEHCRINPRSIEL, via the coding sequence ATGACAAACTGGAACTTTAATAAAGCCAATAAACCCCTGCTGTTAGTTGTTTCCGGTCCTTCCGGCGTAGGCAAAGATGCAGTCCTAGCCCGCATGAAAGAGCGGAAACTGCCCCTGGCTTATATTGTCACCACCACCACCCGCACCAAACGGGAAAAGGAAACCGAGGGGGTTGATTATAATTTTATCAGGCCGGCTGAGTTTCAGCAGCTTATCGGACAGAATGAACTGCTGGAATGGGCCAATGTCTACGGAAATTTTTACGGAGTCCCCAAAGCGCCTATCAGGCAGGCTTTGGCACACGGTTTTGACGTTATTGTAAAAGTGGACGTGCAGGGTGCGGCCAGCATTAAGAAAATAGTCCCGAATGCGGTATTCATTTTCCTGATGCCCCCGGATATGGACGAACTGACCCGCCGGCTGGAACACCGCCTGACCGAATCACCCGAATCCCTCAAGCGGCGGCTGGCTACTGCCCCGCTTGAGATAGAAAAACTCCCCGACTTTGACTATGTGGTAGTCAACCCTGAGGGGGAGATTGATAATGCAGTCAGCGAGATTATGTCTATAATCTCGGCTGAACACTGCCGCATAAACCCGCGTTCTATTGAACTTTAG
- a CDS encoding DUF370 domain-containing protein has translation MFIELVHIGFGNILAMNRVIAISPPSSAPIKRIIQESRTKGFLIDMTNGRKTKAVIFTDSGHIVLAALAPETITGRLSISRGGAVKPELVDDKLEL, from the coding sequence ATGTTTATTGAACTTGTCCATATTGGCTTCGGCAATATTCTGGCCATGAACCGGGTTATTGCCATTTCCCCGCCCAGTTCCGCCCCTATTAAACGTATTATACAGGAAAGCCGGACCAAAGGCTTTTTGATAGACATGACCAACGGCCGCAAGACCAAGGCGGTTATATTTACTGACAGCGGGCATATCGTACTGGCGGCGCTTGCCCCTGAAACCATTACCGGACGCCTTTCTATTAGCCGCGGCGGTGCGGTAAAGCCTGAGCTGGTTGATGACAAACTGGAACTTTAA
- a CDS encoding sulfide/dihydroorotate dehydrogenase-like FAD/NAD-binding protein — translation MYTIVERQDLLPRVHLLKIQAPKVAAAAAAGQFVILRIDAEGERFPLTIADWDAQAGTVTVIYMEIGASTRKLAKLGEGDAILDFAGPLGKPTEIENFGTVVCVSGGFAMATIAPIARAMKEAGNRVISVVGARSKDLFFWHDRLTKYSDEMIVCTDDGSAGIKGVVTEPLRDLLASSTKVDRVIVIGPSVMMKFCSKTTQPFGVKTIVSLNPIMIDGTGMCGCCRVSLDGQTRFACVDGPEFDGHKVDWDGLLVRQKSYVAEEAVAAERCRCKEEGCGNHG, via the coding sequence ATGTATACGATTGTTGAGCGGCAGGATTTATTGCCCAGGGTACACTTGCTGAAGATACAGGCCCCCAAAGTAGCGGCCGCCGCCGCCGCCGGCCAGTTTGTTATCCTCAGGATTGACGCTGAGGGTGAGCGTTTCCCTCTGACTATTGCGGACTGGGACGCTCAGGCAGGCACAGTTACGGTTATTTACATGGAAATAGGGGCTTCCACCCGCAAGCTGGCCAAGCTGGGTGAGGGTGATGCCATACTGGATTTTGCCGGTCCCCTGGGCAAACCTACCGAGATTGAAAACTTCGGGACAGTGGTCTGCGTAAGCGGCGGCTTTGCCATGGCTACTATTGCACCCATTGCCAGGGCTATGAAAGAGGCGGGTAACCGGGTGATAAGCGTGGTGGGTGCCAGAAGCAAAGATTTGTTTTTCTGGCATGACCGCCTTACTAAATATTCGGACGAAATGATAGTCTGCACTGATGACGGGTCTGCCGGTATCAAGGGGGTAGTTACCGAACCCCTGCGTGACCTCCTTGCCTCCAGTACCAAAGTGGACCGGGTAATAGTAATAGGCCCCAGCGTTATGATGAAATTCTGCTCAAAAACCACCCAGCCTTTCGGGGTGAAGACTATTGTCAGCTTAAACCCCATAATGATAGACGGAACGGGTATGTGCGGCTGTTGCCGGGTAAGTCTGGACGGGCAGACCCGTTTTGCCTGTGTGGACGGGCCGGAGTTTGACGGGCACAAGGTAGACTGGGACGGGCTGCTGGTACGCCAGAAATCTTACGTGGCCGAAGAGGCTGTGGCCGCCGAGAGATGCCGCTGTAAGGAAGAGGGGTGCGGAAACCATGGCTAA
- the gltA gene encoding NADPH-dependent glutamate synthase gives MAKAGLNRMDMPKQAVSDRIQNFSEVATGYTPADAHTEAARCLQCKKRYCVEGCPVNIDIPEFILALRDGNMPEAARVLKKTNSLPGVCGRVCPQETQCEQACILNKKEAPIAIGRLERFVADWERGHSAEVNLPKSLKPKSGKKAAVVGAGPAGLTAAAELARLGHDVTLFESLHTAGGVLMYGIPEFRLPKDIVQGEIEYVKSLGVTLELNSVAGRLFSLEDLFKQGFQAVFLATGAGLPLFLNVQGENLSGVYSANEFLTRVNLMKAHNFPSSDTPVKKGRKVAVIGGGNVAMDAARCALRLGAEEVSIVYRRSELELPARKEEVDNAREEGIKFHFLTSPVRFLANEQGQVRAMECQKMALGEPDASGRRRPIPVGGSEFEMDIDLAVIALGTRPNPLVMQSAPDLQVNSNGTVLADINGQTSHRAVWAGGDIVTGSDTVISAMGAAKRSAVVIDEYLRSL, from the coding sequence ATGGCTAAAGCGGGGCTGAACAGAATGGATATGCCTAAACAGGCAGTTAGCGACCGTATTCAAAATTTTTCCGAAGTGGCCACCGGTTATACCCCGGCTGATGCCCATACCGAAGCTGCCCGCTGTTTGCAGTGCAAAAAGCGTTACTGCGTAGAGGGTTGTCCGGTAAATATAGATATTCCGGAATTTATTTTGGCTTTGCGGGACGGGAATATGCCCGAAGCTGCCAGGGTACTTAAAAAGACCAACAGTCTGCCGGGGGTCTGCGGCAGGGTATGTCCCCAGGAAACCCAGTGTGAACAGGCCTGTATATTAAATAAAAAAGAAGCCCCTATAGCTATAGGCCGTTTGGAACGTTTTGTAGCTGATTGGGAACGCGGACATTCGGCTGAAGTTAATCTGCCCAAAAGCCTTAAGCCCAAGAGCGGGAAAAAGGCGGCGGTAGTGGGAGCCGGCCCGGCCGGACTTACGGCAGCGGCCGAGCTTGCCCGTTTGGGGCATGATGTTACCCTGTTTGAGTCTTTGCATACGGCAGGCGGGGTGCTTATGTACGGCATACCCGAATTCCGCCTTCCCAAAGATATAGTTCAGGGTGAGATAGAGTATGTAAAATCTCTGGGAGTAACGCTGGAGTTAAATTCGGTAGCGGGGCGGCTCTTTTCGCTGGAAGACCTTTTCAAGCAGGGATTTCAGGCGGTTTTTTTAGCAACCGGAGCCGGTTTGCCCTTATTTTTAAATGTACAGGGTGAAAACCTGAGCGGGGTATATTCGGCTAACGAATTTCTGACTAGAGTCAACCTGATGAAGGCTCATAATTTTCCTTCCTCGGATACCCCGGTTAAAAAAGGCAGAAAAGTGGCGGTGATTGGGGGCGGAAACGTAGCCATGGATGCCGCCCGCTGTGCCTTGCGTCTGGGGGCGGAAGAGGTGAGTATCGTCTACCGCCGTTCGGAGCTGGAACTGCCGGCCCGCAAAGAGGAAGTGGACAATGCCCGCGAAGAGGGAATAAAGTTTCATTTCCTGACCAGCCCGGTCCGCTTTCTGGCTAACGAACAGGGGCAGGTGCGGGCTATGGAATGCCAGAAGATGGCACTTGGCGAACCTGACGCCAGCGGCCGCCGCCGTCCCATACCGGTGGGCGGCAGCGAATTTGAAATGGATATAGATTTGGCCGTTATTGCCCTGGGTACACGCCCCAATCCACTGGTTATGCAGTCCGCCCCGGATTTGCAGGTAAACTCAAACGGCACTGTTCTGGCTGATATAAACGGACAGACTTCGCACCGGGCGGTTTGGGCCGGTGGGGATATAGTAACCGGCTCCGATACTGTCATAAGTGCTATGGGTGCGGCCAAACGTTCGGCAGTGGTTATAGACGAATACCTGAGAAGCCTTTAA